From a single Nocardioides sp. dk884 genomic region:
- a CDS encoding thiolase family protein gives MSQEKIVLVDGARTPVGSFGGVFKDVPAHELGATAARAALERSGVAPADVREVVMGCIGQVGPDAYNARRVAVAAGLPTNTPAYTVNRLCGSGLQAIWSAAMEMRWNDLDITLAGGDESMTRMPFYDFGARNGYRLGDRSLVDGTVMMLTDPFHGIHMGVTAENVATKYGVSRAEQDEFALESQRRAATAAAKAAFAEEITPVEVGGRRPFTVSEDQHPKPDTTLETLAGLRAAFTKDGTVTAGNASGINDGGAAVVLATETAARERGLTPLVSLEAVTTAAMEPELMGYAPVLALQALFEKTGLSPADVDTIELNEAFASQAVAVIRDAKLDPAKVNPYGGAIALGHPVGATGAILSVRVAKDLVRRDLETGIVTMCIGGGQALAALFRRI, from the coding sequence ATGAGCCAAGAGAAGATCGTCCTCGTCGACGGCGCCCGCACCCCGGTGGGCAGCTTCGGCGGGGTGTTCAAGGACGTCCCTGCCCACGAGCTCGGCGCCACCGCGGCCCGAGCCGCGCTCGAGCGGTCGGGGGTGGCCCCGGCCGACGTGCGCGAGGTGGTCATGGGCTGCATCGGCCAGGTCGGCCCGGACGCCTACAACGCGCGCCGGGTCGCCGTCGCCGCCGGGCTGCCGACCAACACCCCGGCGTACACCGTCAACCGGCTGTGCGGCTCCGGCCTGCAGGCCATCTGGTCGGCGGCGATGGAGATGCGCTGGAACGACCTCGACATCACCCTCGCCGGCGGCGATGAGTCGATGACGCGGATGCCGTTCTATGACTTCGGCGCGCGCAACGGCTACCGCCTCGGCGACCGGTCGCTGGTCGATGGCACCGTGATGATGCTGACCGACCCCTTCCATGGCATCCACATGGGCGTGACCGCCGAGAACGTCGCGACCAAGTACGGCGTCTCGCGCGCCGAGCAGGACGAGTTCGCGCTGGAGTCCCAGCGCCGCGCGGCCACCGCCGCGGCGAAGGCGGCCTTCGCCGAGGAGATCACCCCGGTCGAGGTCGGCGGGCGCCGACCGTTCACCGTCAGCGAGGACCAGCACCCCAAGCCCGACACCACCCTGGAGACGCTGGCCGGGCTGCGCGCGGCGTTCACCAAGGACGGCACCGTCACCGCCGGCAACGCCTCCGGCATCAACGACGGCGGCGCCGCGGTCGTGCTCGCCACCGAGACCGCCGCCCGCGAGCGCGGCCTGACCCCGCTGGTCTCCCTGGAGGCGGTCACCACCGCCGCGATGGAGCCCGAGCTGATGGGCTACGCCCCGGTGCTGGCGCTGCAGGCGCTGTTCGAGAAGACCGGGCTCAGCCCCGCCGACGTCGACACCATCGAGCTCAACGAGGCGTTCGCCTCCCAGGCGGTCGCGGTGATCCGCGACGCCAAGCTCGACCCCGCCAAGGTCAACCCGTACGGCGGCGCGATCGCGCTCGGCCACCCGGTCGGCGCGACCGGCGCGATCCTGTCCGTGCGGGTCGCCAAGGACCTGGTGCGCCGCGACCTCGAGACCGGCATCGTCACCATGTGCATCGGCGGCGGCCAGGCGCTCGCCGCGCTGTTCCGGAGGATCTGA
- a CDS encoding MarR family winged helix-turn-helix transcriptional regulator encodes MTPERDPIREAHAQWRRHGWADAADGMAMVTSVVRVQQLLMERIDGVLRPLGLTFARYEVLRLLSFVQSGAMPMTRLGSLLQVHPTSVTSAVERLVRQGYVERLRREGDRRVVLASITDAGREVVERATAGLNADVFETPGLPGPDVARLTDLLGALRAALGDEVGGTGA; translated from the coding sequence GTGACCCCCGAGCGCGATCCCATCCGTGAGGCCCACGCGCAGTGGCGCCGCCACGGCTGGGCGGACGCCGCCGACGGGATGGCGATGGTGACCTCGGTGGTGCGCGTGCAGCAGCTGCTGATGGAGCGCATCGACGGTGTGCTGCGCCCGCTGGGGCTGACCTTCGCGCGCTATGAGGTGCTGCGGCTGCTGTCGTTCGTGCAGTCCGGCGCGATGCCGATGACCCGCCTCGGCTCGCTGCTCCAGGTGCACCCGACCAGCGTGACCAGCGCCGTGGAGCGGCTGGTGAGGCAGGGGTACGTCGAGCGCCTGCGCCGCGAGGGCGACCGCCGGGTGGTCCTCGCCTCGATCACCGACGCGGGCCGCGAGGTGGTCGAGCGCGCGACCGCCGGCCTCAACGCCGACGTCTTCGAGACCCCCGGCCTCCCCGGCCCCGACGTCGCCCGGCTGACCGACCTGCTGGGCGCGCTGCGGGCGGCGCTGGGCGACGAGGTCGGCGGGACCGGGGCGTAG
- the icmF gene encoding fused isobutyryl-CoA mutase/GTPase IcmF, producing MAEQHQPPRNPVRLVTASALFDGHDASINIMRRILQSQGCEVIHLGHNRSVQEVVDAALEEDAQGVAVSSYQGGHVEYFEYLVESLRERGADHVRVVGGGGGVIVADEIARLRESGVTIFSPEDGQRMGLVGMIGSVVADCDLDLWEARAVTAAEVQTGDRFAIARAITGAELGRLPEADLEQIRAAARARVVPVLGITGTGGSGKSSLTDEIVRRFRVDQEDKLRIAVIAVDPTRRKGGGALLGDRIRANSLDGDRIFFRSLATRGAHEVPEHLPDVIDVMKAAGFDLVIVETPGIGQGDAAIVPFVDLAMYVMTPEFGAASQLEKIDMLDFADVVAINKFERRGAHDALRDVARQVMRNREAFGQQPSDMPVFGTSAATFNDDGVTALYQHLRELLAAAGLAVTEGALPRVDVRHSSGIRQVVPPERVRYLAEITETVRGYHARTEEYAAAASRLQRLELVAAELTDDNQGGVPALLDDARKALPHEVADQLAAWPDVVAAYSGDEQVVKVRDKELTTRLTKESLSGNKIPRVALPAYRDHGELVRFWRRENLPGFFPFTAGVFPFKRDNEDPARMFAGEGDPARTNRRFKILSEGQPATRLSTAFDSVTLYGRDPDERPDIYGKVGTSGVSVATLQDMKDLYAGFDLLAPTTSVSMTINGPAPTVLAFFLNTVLDQAAEAGVDAATALQTVRGTVQADILKEDQGQNTCLFSTEFSLRMMADIQEWFIEQEVRNFYSVSISGYHIAEAGANPISQLAFTLANGFTYVEAYLARGMDIDDFAPNLSFFFSNGMDPEYSVIGRVARRIWAVAMKERYGAGERSQKLKYHVQTSGRSLHAQEMDFNDIRTTLQALIAIYDNANSLHTNAYDEAVTTPSEDSVRRALAIQMIINREWGLAMNENPLQGSFIIDELTDLVEAAVLAEFDRINERGGVLGAMETGYQRGRIQDESMLYEHRKHDGSLPIIGVNTFRKPDADGGTPVHVELARATSAEKESQLRRVQEFQAAHHQEADAALARLKDAAVTGDNVFAVLMDAARVCTLGQVTEAFFEVGGQYRRNV from the coding sequence ATGGCCGAACAGCACCAGCCGCCGCGCAACCCGGTCCGCCTCGTCACGGCGAGCGCCCTGTTCGACGGCCACGACGCCTCGATCAACATCATGCGGCGGATCCTGCAGAGCCAGGGCTGCGAGGTCATCCACCTGGGCCACAACCGCTCGGTGCAGGAGGTCGTCGACGCCGCGCTGGAGGAGGACGCCCAGGGGGTGGCGGTGTCGTCCTACCAGGGCGGCCACGTGGAGTACTTCGAGTACCTCGTGGAGTCCCTGCGCGAGCGCGGCGCCGACCACGTGCGCGTCGTCGGCGGGGGCGGCGGGGTGATCGTGGCCGACGAGATCGCGCGGCTGCGCGAGTCCGGGGTCACCATCTTCTCCCCCGAGGACGGCCAGCGGATGGGCCTGGTCGGGATGATCGGCTCGGTGGTCGCCGACTGCGACCTCGACCTGTGGGAGGCCCGCGCGGTCACCGCAGCGGAGGTGCAGACCGGCGACCGGTTCGCGATCGCCCGGGCGATCACCGGCGCCGAGCTCGGCCGGCTCCCCGAGGCCGACCTCGAGCAGATCCGCGCGGCCGCCCGGGCCCGCGTCGTACCCGTCCTCGGCATCACCGGCACCGGCGGCTCGGGCAAGTCCAGCCTCACCGACGAGATCGTGCGCCGCTTCCGCGTCGACCAGGAGGACAAGCTGCGGATCGCGGTGATCGCGGTCGACCCGACCCGGCGCAAGGGCGGCGGCGCGCTGCTCGGCGACCGGATCCGCGCCAACTCCCTGGATGGAGACCGGATCTTCTTCCGCAGCCTCGCCACCCGCGGGGCCCACGAGGTCCCCGAGCACCTCCCCGACGTCATCGACGTGATGAAGGCCGCCGGCTTCGACCTGGTGATCGTGGAGACCCCCGGCATCGGTCAGGGCGACGCCGCGATCGTGCCGTTCGTGGACCTGGCGATGTATGTGATGACGCCCGAGTTCGGCGCCGCCTCGCAGCTGGAGAAGATCGACATGCTCGACTTCGCCGACGTCGTGGCGATCAACAAGTTCGAGCGCCGCGGCGCCCACGACGCGCTGCGCGACGTGGCGCGGCAGGTGATGCGCAACCGCGAGGCCTTCGGCCAGCAGCCCAGCGACATGCCGGTCTTCGGCACCAGCGCGGCCACCTTCAACGACGACGGCGTCACCGCGCTCTACCAGCACCTGCGGGAGCTGCTCGCCGCCGCCGGCCTGGCGGTCACCGAGGGCGCGCTGCCGCGCGTGGACGTGCGCCACTCCTCCGGGATCCGTCAGGTGGTGCCCCCCGAGCGGGTGCGCTACCTCGCCGAGATCACCGAGACCGTGCGCGGCTACCACGCCCGCACCGAGGAGTACGCCGCGGCGGCCAGCCGCCTGCAGCGCCTCGAGCTGGTCGCCGCCGAGCTGACCGACGACAACCAGGGCGGCGTACCCGCCCTCCTGGACGACGCCCGCAAAGCCCTCCCCCACGAGGTGGCCGACCAGCTCGCCGCGTGGCCGGACGTGGTGGCGGCGTACTCCGGCGACGAGCAGGTGGTGAAGGTCCGCGACAAGGAGCTGACCACCCGGCTGACCAAGGAGTCGCTGAGCGGCAACAAGATCCCCCGCGTCGCGCTGCCGGCGTACCGCGACCACGGCGAGCTGGTGCGGTTCTGGCGCCGGGAGAACCTGCCCGGGTTCTTCCCGTTCACCGCGGGCGTCTTCCCGTTCAAACGCGACAACGAGGACCCGGCCCGGATGTTCGCCGGCGAGGGCGACCCGGCGCGCACCAACCGGCGCTTCAAGATCCTCTCCGAGGGCCAGCCCGCGACCCGGCTGTCCACGGCGTTCGACTCCGTCACCCTCTACGGCCGCGACCCCGACGAGCGCCCCGACATCTACGGCAAGGTCGGCACCTCCGGGGTCTCGGTGGCCACCCTGCAGGACATGAAGGACCTCTACGCCGGCTTCGACCTGCTCGCGCCGACCACCAGCGTCTCGATGACCATCAACGGCCCGGCGCCGACGGTGCTGGCGTTCTTCCTCAACACCGTCCTCGACCAGGCCGCCGAGGCCGGCGTCGATGCGGCGACCGCGCTGCAGACCGTGCGCGGCACCGTGCAGGCCGACATCCTCAAGGAGGACCAGGGCCAGAACACCTGCCTGTTCTCCACCGAGTTCTCGCTGCGGATGATGGCCGACATCCAGGAGTGGTTCATCGAGCAGGAGGTCCGCAACTTCTACTCGGTGTCGATCTCCGGCTACCACATCGCCGAGGCCGGGGCGAACCCGATCAGCCAGCTCGCCTTCACCCTCGCCAACGGCTTCACCTACGTCGAGGCCTACCTCGCGCGTGGCATGGACATCGACGACTTCGCGCCCAACCTCTCCTTCTTCTTCTCCAACGGCATGGACCCCGAGTACTCGGTGATCGGCCGGGTCGCGCGCCGCATCTGGGCGGTGGCGATGAAGGAGAGGTACGGCGCCGGCGAGCGCTCGCAGAAGCTGAAGTACCACGTGCAGACCTCCGGGCGCTCCCTGCACGCGCAGGAGATGGACTTCAACGACATCCGCACCACGCTGCAGGCGCTGATCGCGATCTACGACAACGCCAACAGCCTGCACACCAACGCCTACGACGAGGCGGTCACCACCCCCAGCGAGGACTCGGTACGCCGCGCGCTGGCGATCCAGATGATCATCAACCGCGAGTGGGGCCTGGCGATGAACGAGAACCCGCTCCAGGGCTCCTTCATCATCGACGAGCTCACCGACCTGGTGGAGGCGGCGGTGCTCGCCGAGTTCGACCGGATCAACGAGCGCGGCGGCGTGCTCGGCGCGATGGAGACCGGCTATCAGCGCGGCCGGATCCAGGACGAGTCGATGCTCTATGAGCACCGCAAGCACGACGGCTCGCTGCCGATCATCGGCGTCAACACCTTCCGCAAGCCCGACGCCGACGGCGGCACCCCGGTGCACGTCGAGCTCGCCCGCGCGACCTCGGCGGAGAAGGAGTCCCAGCTGCGCCGGGTGCAGGAGTTCCAGGCCGCGCACCACCAGGAGGCCGACGCCGCGCTGGCCCGCCTCAAGGATGCGGCCGTCACCGGCGACAACGTGTTCGCCGTCCTGATGGACGCCGCCCGGGTGTGCACGCTGGGCCAGGTCACCGAGGCGTTCTTCGAGGTCGGCGGGCAGTACCGGCGCAACGTGTGA
- a CDS encoding thioesterase family protein gives MTTVPSYDEITSLTAYAAQRIPVAFEDINGHLNIRHYIGIASEGLDESLVEVGVATDWRHTQLAVFSAEHHLTYFTELHTGANITVRVRLLGRSERAVHAVIYLVDETNQRVAYQQEEVFLRIDMATRKTAPWPAEVADKIDARIAETDRLAWKPELSGVIALR, from the coding sequence GTGACCACTGTGCCGTCCTATGACGAGATCACCAGCCTGACCGCCTATGCCGCCCAGCGGATCCCCGTGGCCTTCGAGGACATCAACGGCCACCTCAACATCCGCCACTACATCGGCATCGCGAGCGAGGGCCTCGACGAGTCGCTCGTCGAGGTCGGCGTGGCCACCGACTGGCGCCACACCCAGCTGGCGGTGTTCTCCGCCGAGCACCACCTCACCTACTTCACCGAGCTGCACACCGGCGCCAACATCACCGTGCGCGTGCGCCTGCTGGGCCGCTCCGAGCGCGCCGTGCACGCGGTGATCTACCTGGTCGACGAGACCAACCAGCGCGTCGCCTACCAGCAGGAGGAGGTCTTCCTGCGCATCGACATGGCCACCCGCAAGACCGCACCGTGGCCGGCCGAGGTCGCCGACAAGATCGACGCCCGCATCGCCGAGACCGACCGGCTCGCCTGGAAGCCGGAGCTCTCCGGCGTCATCGCGCTGCGCTGA
- a CDS encoding helical backbone metal receptor, protein MTAGRVVSLVPSITEALAATRPESLVGATDWCTHPADLDVTRVRGTKNPDLAKILALAPDVVVANKEENRELDVRRLREAGVDVWVSEIESVPAAFAAYDELFDDVLGWARPDWLEEARALWAGPAPEATRRVAIAIWRDPWMVVGSRTFTGDLARRLGLANVYDGHAERYPRVEPGELDACGADVVLLPDEPYLFTAEDGPETLALPTELVSGRLLTWYGPSLIAAHASLARP, encoded by the coding sequence ATGACTGCGGGCCGCGTCGTCTCGCTGGTGCCCTCGATCACCGAGGCACTGGCGGCGACGCGGCCCGAGTCGTTGGTGGGCGCCACCGACTGGTGCACCCACCCCGCCGACCTCGACGTCACCCGGGTCCGCGGCACCAAGAACCCCGACCTCGCCAAGATCCTCGCCCTGGCCCCCGACGTGGTGGTGGCCAACAAGGAGGAGAACCGCGAGCTCGACGTACGCCGGCTGCGCGAGGCGGGCGTCGACGTCTGGGTCAGCGAGATCGAGAGCGTGCCGGCGGCGTTCGCGGCGTACGACGAGCTCTTCGACGACGTGCTCGGCTGGGCCCGCCCCGACTGGCTGGAGGAGGCCCGCGCGCTGTGGGCCGGCCCGGCGCCGGAGGCGACCCGCCGGGTGGCGATCGCGATCTGGCGCGACCCGTGGATGGTGGTCGGCTCGCGCACCTTCACCGGCGACCTGGCCCGCCGCCTCGGCCTGGCCAACGTGTACGACGGGCACGCCGAGCGCTACCCGCGCGTCGAGCCCGGCGAGCTCGACGCCTGCGGGGCCGACGTGGTGCTGCTGCCCGACGAGCCCTACCTCTTCACCGCCGAGGACGGCCCCGAGACGCTGGCGCTGCCCACCGAGCTGGTCAGCGGGCGGCTGCTCACCTGGTACGGCCCCTCGCTGATCGCCGCGCACGCCTCGCTGGCGCGCCCGTAG
- a CDS encoding App1 family protein, whose product MSDASRARAVLAALERRWDHLRDRRRGDETPRHFRIVAYIGHGSAGRVILRGRVLDNPAPAETIEGEAVWAAVRRSAAGFLTRELPGVPLRARIGAAETTTETDRDGYFETELEASDLVAPWTDARVSLAAAYRGIEAAGAVIQVRVAGPQARLGIISDVDDTILQTGVQRTWSMVRQTLTGSALTRTPFAGAAELYRALEGPGNPFFYVSSSPWNLHDFLLGFLDHRGFPAGPLLLRDLVGDGRVGSRGHKLARIEEVLRLHPRLRFVLVGDSGEHDPEIYAEVVRRHPGRIAAVYIREVRLDPEDGRVEQVADSWEHDVPFLLAADSAAVAHHAAGLGLLDAGDVRAVEDAVRGGR is encoded by the coding sequence ATGAGCGACGCCTCCCGTGCCCGCGCCGTCCTGGCCGCCCTCGAGCGCCGCTGGGACCACCTGCGCGACCGCCGCCGCGGCGACGAGACGCCCCGGCACTTCCGGATCGTGGCCTACATCGGCCACGGCAGCGCCGGCCGGGTGATCCTGCGCGGGCGGGTGCTCGACAACCCCGCCCCGGCCGAGACCATCGAGGGCGAAGCGGTGTGGGCCGCCGTACGCCGCAGCGCCGCGGGGTTCCTCACCCGCGAGCTGCCCGGGGTGCCGCTGCGGGCCCGGATCGGCGCCGCGGAGACCACCACCGAGACCGACCGCGACGGCTACTTCGAGACCGAGCTGGAGGCCTCCGACCTGGTCGCGCCCTGGACCGACGCGCGGGTGTCGCTGGCCGCGGCGTACCGCGGGATCGAGGCGGCGGGTGCGGTCATCCAGGTGCGGGTGGCCGGGCCGCAGGCGCGCCTCGGGATCATCTCCGACGTCGACGACACGATCCTGCAGACCGGGGTGCAGCGCACCTGGTCGATGGTGCGCCAGACCCTCACCGGCTCCGCGCTGACCCGCACGCCGTTCGCCGGGGCCGCCGAGCTCTACCGGGCCCTGGAGGGGCCGGGCAACCCGTTCTTCTACGTCTCCTCGAGCCCGTGGAACCTCCACGACTTCCTGCTCGGCTTCCTCGACCACCGCGGCTTCCCGGCCGGGCCGCTGCTGCTGCGCGACCTGGTCGGCGACGGGCGGGTCGGCTCGCGCGGGCACAAGCTGGCCCGCATCGAGGAGGTGCTGCGCCTGCACCCGCGGCTGCGCTTCGTGCTCGTCGGGGACTCCGGTGAGCACGACCCGGAGATCTACGCCGAGGTGGTGCGCCGCCACCCCGGGCGGATCGCGGCGGTCTACATCCGCGAGGTGCGCCTGGACCCCGAGGACGGGCGCGTCGAGCAGGTCGCCGACAGCTGGGAGCACGACGTGCCGTTCCTGCTCGCCGCCGACTCCGCGGCGGTGGCTCATCACGCCGCGGGTCTCGGGCTGCTCGACGCCGGCGACGTGCGCGCGGTCGAGGATGCGGTGCGCGGGGGTCGCTGA
- a CDS encoding enoyl-CoA hydratase-related protein, translating to MSDEVLIERGDGVVTVTFNRPERRNAFTRAMYAELRELCAQLQDAGDVRALVLRGAGGKAFAAGNEISDFLDTDAVAYENWIRELLEALHALPQVTIAAVDGVCVGGGLAVATHCDLRIATPASRFGYPIARTLGNALSASVVYRCAAVFGESLTREMLLTSRLLAADRAYAVGALLAVTDDLDAEVATVLDGLRAASGVTLRATKAQLLARARVAEASPREDDVLLREVYTGPDFAEGVRAFLAKEKPAFR from the coding sequence GTGAGCGACGAGGTGCTGATCGAGCGGGGCGACGGCGTCGTCACCGTCACCTTCAACCGGCCCGAGCGCCGCAACGCCTTCACCCGGGCGATGTACGCCGAGCTGCGCGAGCTGTGCGCCCAGCTGCAGGACGCGGGCGACGTGCGTGCCCTGGTGCTGCGCGGCGCCGGCGGCAAGGCGTTCGCGGCCGGCAACGAGATCAGCGACTTCCTCGACACCGATGCGGTGGCCTACGAGAACTGGATCCGCGAGCTCCTCGAGGCCCTCCACGCGTTGCCGCAGGTCACGATCGCGGCCGTCGACGGGGTCTGCGTCGGCGGCGGCCTCGCGGTCGCCACCCACTGCGACCTGCGGATCGCGACTCCCGCCTCGCGCTTCGGCTACCCGATCGCCCGCACCCTCGGCAACGCGCTGTCCGCCTCGGTGGTCTATCGCTGCGCCGCGGTCTTCGGGGAGTCCCTGACCCGCGAGATGCTGCTGACCTCGCGGCTGCTCGCCGCCGACCGGGCGTACGCCGTGGGCGCGCTGCTCGCGGTGACCGACGACCTCGACGCCGAGGTGGCCACCGTCCTCGACGGGCTGCGCGCCGCCTCCGGGGTGACCCTGCGCGCCACCAAGGCCCAGCTGCTCGCCCGCGCCCGGGTCGCCGAGGCCTCCCCGCGCGAGGACGACGTGCTGCTGCGCGAGGTCTACACCGGACCGGACTTCGCCGAGGGCGTGCGCGCGTTCCTCGCCAAGGAGAAGCCGGCCTTCCGATGA
- a CDS encoding metallophosphoesterase family protein, translating into MNSLDPMIPDLARTIHVVGDQHHGSLAASRKALLEAGLAQPLTRWINDRVAACLHMGDLTNNATDAEDNLYVAHRGHYGDAPLHAILGNHDIRSNRNPEEHAAALGLPGSMWTAEIERMGVTIVGVLPGTDTAAHNSGSQFTSERLARLDSTLAGIDGDVWIACHFPMHDTVNGSASDPAIRKRSVTSGYYVATTGATSNSNAVLEMLDDHSNVKAWLSAHIHADLTADRLLTTVSTGSRGIAHINTGAVAPLEVAQSPRSQINTFYLTKVEGGIEVRVRGHHAGGYWESIGGRRVTLVPTS; encoded by the coding sequence ATGAACTCTCTCGACCCAATGATCCCTGACCTCGCTCGCACCATCCATGTCGTAGGCGACCAGCACCACGGTAGCCTGGCCGCCTCTCGGAAGGCGCTGCTAGAGGCGGGCCTGGCGCAGCCCCTTACCCGGTGGATCAATGACCGCGTCGCGGCGTGCCTGCACATGGGTGACCTGACGAACAACGCCACGGACGCTGAGGACAACCTCTATGTCGCGCATCGAGGGCACTACGGAGACGCCCCCCTCCACGCGATCCTCGGTAACCATGACATCCGCAGCAACCGAAATCCTGAGGAGCACGCCGCCGCGTTGGGGCTCCCGGGGTCGATGTGGACCGCCGAGATCGAGAGGATGGGCGTCACCATCGTCGGCGTTCTGCCGGGGACCGACACCGCTGCGCATAACTCCGGCTCGCAGTTCACTTCCGAGCGGCTGGCCCGGCTCGACTCGACTTTGGCAGGTATAGACGGAGATGTGTGGATCGCCTGCCACTTCCCAATGCATGACACGGTGAACGGGTCCGCCTCCGACCCGGCCATCCGCAAGCGCTCGGTAACGTCTGGGTACTACGTGGCGACTACGGGAGCTACTTCCAACTCCAACGCCGTTCTGGAGATGCTCGACGACCACTCGAACGTGAAGGCATGGCTTTCAGCCCACATCCACGCCGACCTGACCGCCGACCGGCTGCTGACCACGGTCAGCACGGGGAGCCGGGGGATCGCCCACATCAACACGGGCGCAGTCGCACCGCTTGAAGTGGCGCAGTCTCCCAGGTCACAGATCAACACCTTCTACCTGACCAAGGTCGAGGGCGGAATCGAGGTCCGCGTGCGCGGCCACCACGCCGGCGGCTACTGGGAGAGCATCGGAGGACGGCGCGTCACGCTGGTTCCCACGTCCTAG
- a CDS encoding DUF4012 domain-containing protein, whose product MALVIGAWGAWAAWQAWKVYGDLNVAVEKVEEIGLAAEAGDSARMQSALEDLREAGDTARDRTDGLGWTALTWLPVVGDDARGVRAVAEVVSDLGADGVEPMVQASDGLDGLAPRDARVDVDALVELRDPVAQASTALSAASARLAEEDPVGYVGRFKTKYRALAAVVRDADHALSSVDTALAVLPTMLGADRPRNHLLVFQNNAEIRATGGLPGAVTLATAQDGRVELARQVAGNSFEALQRPVGPLTRAEQQLYGSLLGTHMINANFTPDFPRTAELIKARWELAYPETIDSVLSLDPVALSYVLKATGPVTVRDVELTADNIVDELLHEVYLRYEDPAEQDEFFREVARTTFERISSGGGDVRALMSGLARGADEGRIFVHSFADVEQQALTGSDVAGEFITDPAADPQVTVTLNDLTMSKMSYFLDYDVSVTATHCGGGRQAYTGHMRIASSAPDDAASLPAYITGAGSSPADPGSQFVMIRLYSPAGGEVSGVKLDAMNIDDQAIDQDGRKIAEIQLALEPGQESNIRWTMKSGADQTGDTEIQVTPGVRAGAKSSVARSAC is encoded by the coding sequence GTGGCTCTCGTCATCGGCGCGTGGGGGGCGTGGGCCGCGTGGCAGGCCTGGAAGGTCTACGGCGACCTCAACGTCGCGGTCGAGAAGGTCGAGGAGATCGGGCTGGCCGCCGAGGCCGGCGACTCCGCGCGCATGCAGTCCGCGCTCGAGGACCTGCGCGAGGCGGGTGACACCGCCCGCGACCGCACCGACGGTCTGGGGTGGACGGCGCTGACCTGGCTCCCGGTCGTGGGCGACGACGCCCGCGGCGTCCGCGCCGTGGCCGAGGTGGTCAGCGACCTGGGCGCCGACGGCGTGGAGCCGATGGTCCAGGCCTCAGATGGCCTCGACGGGCTCGCACCGCGCGACGCGCGCGTCGACGTCGACGCGCTCGTCGAGCTGCGCGACCCGGTCGCGCAGGCCTCCACCGCCCTCTCCGCCGCCTCGGCGCGGCTCGCGGAGGAGGACCCCGTGGGCTACGTCGGCCGGTTCAAGACGAAGTACCGCGCGCTCGCCGCGGTGGTCCGCGACGCCGACCACGCGCTGTCCTCGGTCGACACCGCGCTGGCGGTGCTGCCGACGATGCTGGGGGCCGACCGTCCGCGCAACCACTTGCTGGTCTTCCAGAACAATGCCGAGATCCGCGCCACGGGCGGCCTGCCCGGCGCGGTCACCCTCGCCACCGCCCAGGACGGACGGGTCGAGTTGGCGCGTCAGGTGGCAGGTAACTCCTTCGAGGCACTCCAGAGACCTGTGGGTCCCTTGACCCGGGCCGAGCAGCAGCTCTACGGGTCGCTCCTCGGCACACACATGATCAACGCAAACTTCACGCCCGATTTCCCACGCACCGCCGAGTTGATCAAGGCCCGTTGGGAGCTGGCCTATCCGGAGACCATCGACAGCGTCCTGTCCCTGGATCCCGTCGCGCTGTCCTACGTGCTGAAGGCGACCGGCCCGGTCACCGTGCGCGACGTTGAGCTCACCGCTGACAACATTGTCGACGAGTTGCTGCACGAGGTCTATCTGCGCTATGAGGACCCCGCCGAGCAGGACGAGTTCTTCCGCGAGGTGGCGCGTACGACGTTCGAGCGGATCTCCTCGGGCGGCGGCGACGTCCGCGCGCTGATGAGTGGCCTGGCCCGCGGTGCCGACGAGGGTCGGATCTTCGTGCACTCCTTCGCCGACGTCGAGCAGCAGGCGCTGACCGGCAGTGACGTCGCCGGGGAGTTCATCACCGACCCGGCCGCCGACCCGCAGGTCACCGTCACCCTCAACGACCTGACGATGAGCAAGATGTCCTACTTCCTCGATTACGACGTCAGCGTCACCGCCACCCACTGCGGCGGTGGGCGTCAGGCCTACACCGGGCACATGCGGATTGCCTCCAGCGCCCCCGACGACGCCGCGTCGCTGCCCGCCTACATCACCGGTGCCGGGTCGTCCCCGGCCGACCCGGGCTCGCAGTTCGTGATGATCAGGCTCTACTCGCCGGCAGGCGGCGAGGTCTCCGGTGTCAAGCTCGACGCGATGAACATCGACGACCAGGCGATCGACCAGGACGGCCGCAAGATCGCCGAGATCCAGCTTGCGCTCGAGCCTGGCCAGGAGAGCAACATCCGCTGGACGATGAAGTCGGGCGCCGACCAGACCGGCGATACCGAGATCCAGGTGACCCCCGGCGTGCGGGCCGGCGCGAAGTCCTCGGTGGCGCGCAGCGCCTGCTGA